The following proteins come from a genomic window of Lolium rigidum isolate FL_2022 chromosome 5, APGP_CSIRO_Lrig_0.1, whole genome shotgun sequence:
- the LOC124657517 gene encoding uncharacterized protein LOC124657517, with protein MQLNRGAVGGGHACGTPDATQLRCRERELVAQLHELLFPSTPPPPAGGSASWPSSSASADLPVEHCGSPVKAPALCGKRRGRGSKRVREGQPQEEQKQPGGSSTATKAARGRRKKEGTTTTTIVTAVPDFDGYQWKKYGQKQIEAAQYPRSYFRCTNSADQACPAKRTVQRKDDGDGDAGPPKYTVVYIAEHSCKLTEAAAAPVILETTVRTKTPADPDTAAVFSSSSSAFSNDTQSPASSDGTWSDGTVSEANPVLRERGHCSSLFDVDGDCWEWDPSPTAPAAVLLQDMDFAGPIMSPVHVAATDGSWINELFLNESPFVLNSCQLFGY; from the exons ATGCAGCTGAACAGAGGTGCCGTGGGTGGAGGGCACGCCTGCGGGACGCCGGACGCGACACAGCTGCGGTGCAGGGAGAGGGAGCTGGTGGCTCAGCTGCACGAGCTTCTGTTCCCTTCCACGCCCCCGCCtccagccggcggcagcgcgtcgtgGCCGTCGTCGTCGGCCTCGGCCGACCTGCCCGTCGAGCACTGCGGCTCGCCGGTGAAGGCGCCGGCGCTCTGCGGCAAACGGCGGGGCAGGGGTAGCAAGAGAGTCCGGGAGGGACAGCCGCAGGAGGAGCAAAAGCAGCCTGGTGGTTCTTCCACTGCGACCAAGGCTGCTCGCGGCaggaggaagaaggaagggaCGACCACCACCACGATCGTCACGGCGGTGCCGGATTTCGACGGCTACCAGTGGAAGAAGTACGGCCAGAAGCAAATCGAAGCCGCCCAGTACCCGAG GAGTTACTTCCGGTGCACCAACAGCGCGGACCAGGCCTGTCCGGCCAAACGGACGGTGCAGCGCAAGGACGACGGTGACGGCGACGCCGGACCGCCCAAGTACACGGTTGTGTACATCGCCGAGCACAGCTGCAAGCtaaccgaggcggcggcggcgccggttaTCCTCGAGACTACCGTCCGCACCAAGACCCCTGCAGATCCAGACACCGCCGCCGTATTTTCTAGCAGCTCCAGCGCTTTCAGCAATGACACTCAATCGCCGGCGAGCTCGGATGGCACGTGGAGCGATGGCACCGTCTCTGAGGCGAACCCGGTGCTGAGGGAGCGCGGCCACTGTTCGAGCTTGTTTGATGTCGACGGTGACTGCTGGGAGTGGGACCCCTCGCCGACGGCACCGGCTGCCGTGTTGCTCCAGGACATGGATTTCGCCGGGCCGATCATGTCGCCGGTACACGTCGCGGCAACGGATGGAAGCTGGATCAACGAATTGTTCCTTAACGAGTCGCCATTTGTTCTCAACAGCTGCCAGTTGTTTGGTTACTAG